One stretch of Coriobacteriia bacterium DNA includes these proteins:
- a CDS encoding FAD-dependent oxidoreductase: MAVNHNGNGKYVRVVSDAYSPGLRGWFEAASSIFTGLGITARHASRPPVTVRYPLERVKLSARWRGALRLRGTLGRDEIPLLSETPPAYNAMIEGLHRADRLPPCVGTCPANVDARGQGFHVADDRAVDAYELVRERNILPGVLGRICHHPCESACRRGYYDEPLAIRPLHRFVSEEFAKVRDERIVPLPRTREQTVGIVGSGPSGLAAAFDLMRLGYGVVVYEKEEKPGGALYSGVPSYRLPREVLFDEIEDLVGMGMDLRLGVEVGRDVQMNALMREHAAVLVAVGLQTSRILPLPGAEAKGVVGALPFLRAANWKGDAGVKGKRVVVVGGGNVAVDVARCALRVGAAEVRLSCLESESEMPCHPWEIEEALDEGVIGMCSLGPEAVLEEHGKVVGMRLRECVSVFDEMGRFAPAFGEERTDIPCDVVVFSIGQAAEVQTMIAGTELMLNGRGQLEVDGTLFTTSVENVFACGEVVTGPGSAIGSIATGHEAAESVHRYLAGQDLAQGRVARPVPIDPKYERASLEGVEPARRRLEMPLARPEERRTDFRPVELGFTRLEAYREAARCLRCQSEVCVGCGFCARTCPDYAIQVERVDDPGQRVLTRYDLDLTKCCFCGLCAEQCPTDALTHTGQYELTFFHRDLMVLDRREMLRDPSGTRATGRDAGPSEERKEASP; this comes from the coding sequence ATCTTCACGGGCCTCGGCATCACCGCGCGCCACGCGTCTCGGCCGCCGGTCACAGTGCGCTATCCCCTCGAGCGCGTGAAGCTCTCCGCCAGGTGGAGGGGAGCCTTGCGGCTGCGAGGCACGCTGGGTCGCGACGAGATCCCGTTGCTGAGCGAGACGCCGCCGGCGTACAACGCCATGATCGAGGGTCTCCATCGAGCGGACCGGCTTCCTCCGTGCGTCGGTACCTGCCCCGCCAACGTCGACGCGCGCGGTCAGGGATTCCACGTCGCCGACGATCGCGCGGTCGACGCCTACGAGCTCGTTCGGGAGCGGAACATCCTGCCGGGAGTCCTCGGGCGGATATGTCACCATCCCTGCGAGAGCGCTTGTCGCCGTGGGTACTACGACGAGCCGCTCGCCATCCGGCCGCTTCACCGCTTCGTGTCCGAGGAGTTCGCGAAGGTACGCGACGAGCGCATCGTACCGCTGCCGCGCACGCGGGAGCAGACGGTCGGGATCGTGGGATCGGGCCCGTCGGGTCTTGCCGCAGCGTTCGACCTGATGCGTCTGGGATACGGTGTCGTCGTCTACGAGAAAGAGGAGAAGCCGGGCGGAGCTCTCTATTCCGGCGTGCCCTCCTACCGCCTTCCGCGGGAGGTCCTCTTCGACGAGATCGAGGACCTGGTGGGGATGGGGATGGACCTGCGGCTCGGTGTCGAGGTGGGCAGGGACGTCCAGATGAACGCTCTCATGCGCGAGCACGCCGCGGTCTTGGTGGCTGTCGGTCTCCAGACGAGCAGGATACTGCCTCTTCCAGGGGCCGAGGCCAAGGGCGTCGTCGGCGCGCTGCCGTTCCTTCGGGCCGCGAACTGGAAGGGCGACGCGGGAGTCAAGGGCAAGCGCGTCGTGGTCGTCGGCGGCGGCAACGTCGCGGTCGATGTCGCGCGCTGTGCCTTGCGCGTGGGCGCGGCCGAGGTGCGCCTGTCGTGTCTCGAGTCCGAGAGCGAGATGCCCTGCCACCCTTGGGAGATCGAGGAGGCCCTCGACGAAGGCGTCATCGGGATGTGCTCCCTCGGGCCGGAGGCCGTGCTCGAAGAACACGGTAAGGTCGTGGGGATGCGTCTGCGGGAGTGCGTCTCCGTGTTCGACGAGATGGGCCGGTTCGCTCCAGCATTCGGAGAGGAACGAACGGACATCCCATGCGACGTGGTGGTCTTCTCGATCGGGCAGGCCGCCGAGGTTCAGACGATGATCGCCGGGACCGAGCTGATGCTCAACGGACGCGGACAACTCGAGGTCGACGGGACTCTGTTCACGACATCGGTCGAGAACGTCTTCGCGTGCGGCGAGGTCGTGACCGGCCCGGGCAGCGCGATAGGGTCGATCGCGACCGGTCACGAGGCAGCCGAGTCGGTCCATCGCTATCTGGCGGGGCAAGACCTGGCTCAGGGGCGGGTCGCGAGACCGGTGCCGATCGATCCGAAGTACGAACGGGCTTCGCTGGAAGGCGTCGAGCCCGCGCGACGGCGTCTGGAGATGCCGCTTGCGCGGCCCGAGGAGCGGCGGACGGACTTCAGGCCGGTCGAGCTAGGATTCACGCGACTCGAGGCTTACAGGGAGGCCGCTCGCTGCCTGCGATGCCAGTCGGAGGTCTGCGTGGGGTGCGGGTTCTGTGCGAGGACGTGTCCCGACTACGCCATCCAGGTCGAGCGAGTCGACGATCCCGGACAGAGAGTGCTGACGCGCTACGATCTCGACCTGACGAAGTGCTGCTTCTGCGGTCTTTGCGCCGAGCAGTGTCCCACGGATGCGCTCACGCATACCGGGCAGTACGAGTTGACGTTCTTCCATCGCGACCTGATGGTCCTGGATCGGCGTGAGATGTTGCGCGACCCGTCCGGTACGAGGGCCACCGGCCGCGATGCCGGACCTTCCGAAGAACGCAAGGAGGCGAGCCCGTGA
- a CDS encoding NADH-quinone oxidoreductase subunit M produces the protein MGEPMSPQTLLSTLIAWPVLGAVVTWVFGRASHDTARRVALVAALGQVLLSAGVTFAYVTTGLTGKGIPGSFWFLVADGLSLPFVCLTAVLGVVAVCASWNVEESPGAHLGLLLLLVAMVTGVFLAGDLVLFYVFWEAVLVPMYFLIGVWGHENRKHAAAKFFVYTFAGSAFMLLGILFAVYATRQVRIDLALAVGLRPALEPVVFWLLAIGMLVKIPVVPFHTWLPDAHTEAPTAGSVLLAGVLLKMGGYGLLRLAVPIAPHAAAQAGPVLMGLGIAGIVYGSLMALAQSDLKRLVAYSSVAHMGFVTLAIGVGTPLARAAAVLGMVSHGLVSALLFLLVGTLGEAAGTRDVDSFGGVATRAPRMGAALTLAFLASAGLPALSGFPGEALAVLETFGRAGWWAAFAALGVVLSAAYGTWTLRRVAFGPSGTAAVEDLGGGIAVSAALLCVGIVALGVWPQVLVGLVEPVLATLGGR, from the coding sequence GTGGGTGAGCCGATGAGCCCGCAGACGCTCCTGTCCACGCTCATAGCCTGGCCTGTGCTCGGGGCCGTCGTGACTTGGGTGTTCGGTCGCGCCTCGCACGACACGGCGCGGCGCGTGGCGCTGGTCGCGGCGTTGGGCCAGGTCCTGCTCTCGGCGGGCGTGACGTTCGCGTACGTGACGACCGGCCTCACCGGGAAGGGGATCCCGGGTTCGTTCTGGTTCCTGGTCGCGGACGGCCTATCGCTGCCTTTCGTGTGCCTCACCGCAGTGCTCGGCGTCGTCGCCGTCTGCGCGTCGTGGAACGTCGAGGAGTCGCCCGGGGCGCATCTGGGTCTCCTGCTCCTGCTCGTTGCGATGGTGACCGGCGTCTTCCTCGCCGGTGACCTGGTGCTCTTCTACGTATTCTGGGAGGCGGTCCTCGTCCCCATGTACTTCCTCATCGGGGTCTGGGGCCACGAGAACCGGAAGCACGCGGCCGCGAAGTTCTTCGTGTACACGTTCGCGGGAAGCGCGTTCATGCTCCTGGGGATCTTGTTCGCCGTATACGCGACCCGTCAGGTGCGCATCGATCTCGCTCTCGCTGTGGGTCTGCGTCCGGCGCTGGAGCCCGTGGTGTTCTGGCTGCTCGCGATCGGGATGCTGGTGAAGATACCCGTCGTCCCGTTCCACACCTGGCTTCCGGATGCGCACACGGAGGCGCCGACCGCGGGGTCCGTGCTACTTGCGGGCGTCCTGTTGAAGATGGGCGGATACGGGTTGCTGAGGCTGGCGGTCCCCATCGCGCCTCACGCCGCCGCCCAAGCCGGGCCGGTGTTGATGGGGCTCGGGATCGCGGGCATCGTCTACGGGTCGCTCATGGCGCTCGCACAAAGTGACCTCAAGCGTCTCGTCGCATACTCGTCGGTGGCGCACATGGGCTTCGTGACCCTGGCCATCGGCGTCGGGACGCCGCTGGCGCGCGCCGCGGCGGTGCTCGGGATGGTGAGCCACGGTCTCGTCTCGGCGCTGCTGTTCCTGCTGGTAGGCACACTCGGTGAGGCGGCTGGGACACGGGATGTGGACTCGTTCGGCGGCGTCGCCACGCGTGCTCCGCGGATGGGCGCTGCTCTGACACTCGCGTTCCTGGCGAGCGCGGGCCTGCCGGCTCTCTCCGGCTTCCCGGGCGAAGCGCTCGCCGTGCTTGAGACGTTCGGCCGAGCGGGCTGGTGGGCGGCGTTCGCCGCACTCGGCGTGGTGCTGTCGGCCGCCTACGGCACGTGGACCTTGCGCCGCGTGGCGTTCGGCCCGAGCGGAACCGCTGCGGTCGAGGATCTCGGCGGCGGCATCGCCGTCTCGGCGGCACTTCTGTGCGTGGGGATCGTGGCGCTCGGAGTGTGGCCGCAGGTGCTCGTCGGACTCGTGGAACCGGTCCTGGCGACCTTGGGGGGGCGGTGA
- a CDS encoding NADH-quinone oxidoreductase subunit J, whose translation MSLVAFAVPAALALIGAVATVFARDVMRMALGLGAFLLGVAGLYLWEGMSFLAAAQVFVYVGGVLVLVLFALDVVRRDPSGRPGTGSRHDLTAAVAAVGTFLLLANGLRDVPVGAPVGSGADRVATALLGPFVWQFEAVGLLLLVALAAVVAVMARGARR comes from the coding sequence GTGAGCCTCGTCGCGTTCGCAGTCCCCGCAGCGCTCGCGCTCATCGGCGCCGTCGCGACCGTCTTCGCTCGCGATGTGATGCGGATGGCGCTCGGACTCGGGGCGTTCCTCCTGGGAGTGGCCGGTCTATACCTGTGGGAGGGAATGTCCTTCCTCGCCGCGGCGCAGGTCTTCGTGTACGTGGGAGGCGTTCTCGTCCTCGTGCTCTTCGCGCTCGACGTGGTTCGTCGCGACCCTTCCGGGAGACCGGGCACCGGGTCGCGTCACGACCTCACCGCCGCGGTCGCTGCGGTGGGCACGTTCCTGCTGCTCGCGAACGGCTTGCGCGACGTGCCGGTGGGCGCGCCCGTCGGCTCCGGCGCCGATCGCGTCGCCACCGCGCTCCTCGGCCCGTTCGTGTGGCAGTTCGAGGCCGTCGGCCTGCTTCTCCTCGTGGCGCTCGCCGCGGTGGTCGCTGTCATGGCGAGAGGAGCACGCAGATGA
- the nuoL gene encoding NADH-quinone oxidoreductase subunit L codes for MSALASAPWLVIVVPLFAGVFIAVFGRNFRGAAWAAVLAPLSALACGVSALASPGASGSVAWLAAGGRVLEVGYSVDALSAIMLVVVGTVGLAVVVFSTAYMAGDRGWTRYFALLCVFTASMAGLVIADGLLGLFIGWELVGACSYLLIGFWFERPSAASAAMKAFLVTRVGDAAMLVGLALLWRETGSLSFATVLHAVPAMPTATVTAVALLLFAGAAGKSAQFPLHIWLPEAMEGPTPVSALIHAATMVAAGVFLVARVWPVFAAAPVAREVMLAIGVVTALGAASVAITQTDLKRVLAYSTISQLGIMFAGLGAGAWRAAFFHLVTHAAFKALLFLGAGSVIHATGSQELSELGGLWRRMPVTAATWCVGAAALAGLPPLSGFWSKDGVLDAVWRVSPVWGSALILVSMLTAWYVTRATVLAFGGERRSGSAAHEGGLATTVPLVVLACLAAGLGAVRRPLAEALGGEAEPAAIALMVGVTLVAALAAFAAWRTYRSGPEADGRVSSRLGPIWRWAGEAYGVDTVLSGFARVTVPAVARALHDSVDRRVIDGAVEGTAKGARRAGGLVSALQSGDAQWYAALMAAGVIVMLALGTWVSR; via the coding sequence ATGAGCGCTCTCGCTTCGGCACCGTGGCTGGTGATCGTCGTCCCTCTGTTCGCGGGCGTGTTCATCGCCGTCTTCGGGCGAAACTTCCGCGGCGCGGCCTGGGCCGCCGTACTGGCGCCCCTGTCGGCGCTTGCGTGCGGCGTCTCCGCGTTGGCGTCTCCGGGGGCCTCGGGGTCCGTTGCGTGGCTCGCCGCGGGCGGGCGAGTCCTCGAGGTGGGCTACTCCGTGGACGCGCTGTCGGCGATCATGCTCGTCGTGGTCGGGACGGTCGGTCTCGCGGTCGTCGTCTTCTCCACGGCGTACATGGCGGGCGACCGGGGTTGGACGCGCTACTTCGCCCTACTGTGCGTCTTCACGGCCTCGATGGCGGGGCTCGTCATCGCGGACGGCCTCCTGGGACTCTTCATCGGCTGGGAGCTCGTAGGGGCGTGCTCGTATCTGCTGATCGGCTTCTGGTTCGAACGCCCTTCCGCGGCCTCGGCCGCGATGAAGGCGTTCCTCGTGACCAGGGTCGGCGACGCCGCGATGCTCGTCGGTCTCGCCCTGCTCTGGCGGGAGACCGGGTCGCTTTCGTTCGCGACCGTCCTGCACGCGGTGCCCGCCATGCCGACGGCGACGGTCACGGCGGTCGCGCTTCTGCTCTTCGCGGGAGCGGCCGGCAAGTCCGCTCAGTTCCCTCTGCATATCTGGCTCCCGGAGGCGATGGAGGGCCCGACTCCGGTCAGTGCCCTCATCCACGCTGCGACGATGGTGGCCGCCGGCGTCTTCCTCGTCGCGAGGGTGTGGCCCGTGTTCGCCGCGGCCCCGGTAGCGCGCGAGGTCATGCTCGCTATCGGCGTGGTGACCGCGCTGGGGGCGGCGAGCGTCGCGATCACCCAGACCGACCTGAAGCGCGTCCTTGCGTACTCGACGATCAGCCAACTGGGGATAATGTTCGCCGGACTCGGCGCCGGCGCGTGGCGAGCCGCGTTCTTCCACCTTGTCACGCATGCCGCGTTCAAGGCCCTTCTCTTCCTGGGGGCGGGGAGCGTCATCCACGCGACGGGGTCCCAGGAGCTCTCCGAACTCGGTGGGCTGTGGCGGCGAATGCCCGTGACGGCGGCGACGTGGTGCGTGGGAGCGGCCGCGCTCGCCGGCCTGCCGCCTCTGTCCGGCTTCTGGTCGAAGGACGGCGTTCTCGACGCCGTATGGCGCGTCTCCCCGGTGTGGGGCTCCGCGCTCATCCTCGTCTCGATGCTCACGGCGTGGTATGTGACGCGTGCCACCGTGCTGGCTTTCGGAGGCGAACGACGCTCCGGATCGGCCGCACATGAGGGCGGCCTCGCGACGACGGTCCCGCTCGTGGTGCTGGCGTGTCTGGCCGCGGGTCTCGGAGCCGTGCGCCGGCCGCTGGCGGAAGCCCTCGGGGGAGAGGCGGAACCGGCGGCCATCGCGCTCATGGTCGGCGTGACGCTCGTCGCCGCTCTCGCGGCGTTCGCGGCGTGGAGGACGTATCGCAGTGGTCCCGAGGCCGACGGTCGTGTCTCCTCGCGCCTGGGACCCATCTGGCGGTGGGCGGGCGAGGCGTACGGGGTCGACACGGTCCTGAGCGGCTTCGCCCGCGTGACGGTGCCGGCGGTGGCTAGAGCGCTGCATGACTCCGTCGACCGCCGCGTGATAGACGGTGCGGTCGAAGGGACAGCCAAGGGGGCACGCCGGGCCGGCGGCTTGGTGTCCGCGCTCCAGAGCGGCGACGCACAGTGGTACGCGGCACTCATGGCAGCGGGCGTCATCGTCATGCTCGCGCTCGGAACGTGGGTGAGCCGATGA
- the nuoK gene encoding NADH-quinone oxidoreductase subunit NuoK — translation MSVIVLCAALFSIGLYGVLTRREVVAVLACAEVMLGAATVQAMAFAAGRPDAAQGQALGVVLVALAAAEAAVGLAVVVAVARSSGRSRVEDLTEVRG, via the coding sequence ATGAGCGTGATCGTGCTCTGCGCAGCGCTCTTCTCGATCGGACTCTACGGGGTGTTGACACGGCGCGAGGTCGTGGCCGTGCTCGCGTGCGCAGAGGTGATGCTGGGGGCGGCGACCGTGCAGGCGATGGCGTTCGCCGCCGGGCGGCCGGATGCCGCCCAGGGCCAGGCCCTCGGCGTGGTGCTCGTCGCCCTCGCCGCCGCGGAGGCCGCGGTCGGGCTCGCGGTCGTCGTGGCCGTCGCAAGGTCGAGCGGGAGGTCCCGCGTCGAGGACCTGACGGAGGTGCGCGGATGA
- a CDS encoding proton-conducting transporter membrane subunit produces MGSTMPILIATAPFTGALLAFLLALAIDGAGHERTAALVGAAVLAVAGVLGIVGAFSTVTVVARVVLAGGPFSGLAGAIAIIAAIALAGLGATPDAEARGIAALVPAVIAGSALALSSVDLLLTLAGLEIAALAGYALVVSRGDRGSGEAALKYVVQGAVASGLAVYGLAAAVGLAGPSTGYGTIAEALSRTTLLAAAATSGVLVLATLAFKAGAVPFHSWAPDAYEAAPAPAAAVLATGPKIAALTALVVLFSRTGFSGVASGRLAVVIAVLCVASIVVGNLGALRQRSYARMLAYSGIAQVGYALVGPAAGPAAAGNATVFAVTYALATAGAFLADSAVRERDAGWDGSIAGLAGLGRRRPILAAAIAVCMFSLIGMPPLAGFWGKLAVFGGAVSAGAWWLALVGLIGSVVSFGYYGAVLRAMYLEGRDALVGESGGLSTASAGVIVLAVAVAAVGALPLVSGLNLLYRIFGLG; encoded by the coding sequence GTGGGCAGCACGATGCCGATCCTGATCGCCACGGCCCCGTTCACCGGCGCGCTCCTCGCGTTCCTTCTCGCCCTTGCCATAGACGGGGCGGGTCACGAGCGAACGGCTGCCCTGGTCGGGGCTGCGGTCCTGGCTGTCGCCGGCGTACTCGGGATCGTCGGCGCGTTCTCTACTGTGACGGTGGTGGCGCGGGTGGTCCTTGCCGGCGGCCCGTTCTCGGGATTGGCAGGGGCGATAGCGATCATCGCAGCCATCGCGCTGGCAGGTCTCGGCGCGACACCCGATGCCGAGGCGCGGGGGATCGCCGCCCTCGTCCCGGCGGTCATCGCGGGATCGGCCCTCGCTCTGTCCTCGGTGGACCTGCTGCTGACTCTCGCTGGGCTGGAGATCGCGGCGCTGGCGGGATATGCGCTCGTCGTGTCGCGGGGCGACCGCGGATCCGGCGAGGCCGCGCTGAAATACGTCGTCCAGGGAGCCGTGGCTAGCGGCCTTGCGGTCTACGGCCTGGCCGCCGCGGTCGGCCTGGCCGGCCCTTCGACCGGATACGGCACGATCGCTGAGGCATTGAGCCGGACGACGCTCCTCGCCGCCGCGGCCACCTCGGGCGTGCTGGTGTTGGCGACCCTCGCGTTCAAGGCGGGCGCCGTGCCGTTCCATTCGTGGGCGCCCGACGCCTACGAAGCCGCGCCGGCGCCTGCGGCCGCGGTCCTGGCGACGGGCCCGAAGATCGCGGCGTTGACCGCTCTCGTGGTGCTCTTCAGCCGCACCGGGTTCTCCGGGGTCGCGTCCGGCCGCCTTGCGGTGGTGATCGCGGTCCTCTGCGTCGCTTCCATCGTCGTGGGCAACCTCGGCGCATTGCGTCAGCGGTCCTACGCGAGGATGCTCGCGTACTCGGGGATCGCGCAGGTCGGATACGCTTTGGTCGGTCCGGCTGCCGGCCCTGCCGCGGCGGGCAACGCCACCGTCTTCGCGGTCACCTACGCTCTCGCCACCGCCGGGGCCTTCCTGGCGGACTCCGCCGTGCGGGAGCGCGACGCGGGGTGGGACGGCTCGATCGCCGGGCTGGCCGGTCTCGGACGGCGCCGACCGATCCTAGCGGCGGCTATCGCCGTATGCATGTTCTCTCTGATCGGGATGCCCCCGCTGGCGGGGTTCTGGGGAAAGCTCGCGGTGTTCGGCGGGGCCGTCAGCGCCGGCGCTTGGTGGCTCGCGCTCGTCGGCCTTATCGGCTCGGTGGTCTCATTCGGCTACTACGGGGCGGTCTTGCGGGCCATGTACCTGGAGGGTCGCGACGCGTTGGTCGGCGAGTCGGGCGGGCTCTCGACGGCGAGCGCGGGAGTGATCGTGCTCGCGGTCGCGGTCGCGGCGGTCGGGGCGCTCCCGCTAGTGTCTGGCTTGAACCTTCTATACAGGATCTTCGGTCTCGGGTGA
- a CDS encoding phosphopentomutase, with protein MDYTRERIGEVGSSRAPRAVVLVLDSVGCGALPDAAAYGDEGSNTLGNTARAVGGLRMPNLGGMGLGNVTDISGVPPNLAPTASFGRNAEASAGKDTTTGHWEMMGVVLRRPFPTYPDGFPPGMMEAFERETGLGWLGNRPASGTAIIQELGDAHVATGKPIVYTSADSVFQIAAHEGVIPVEGLYRVCDISRRKVCVGEHALGRVIARPFVGPDETGEYVRTHRRRDFAIEPFEPTVLDRLFDAGVMTYGVGKIGEIFAWRGVCESPHVTDNMDGFDRLLSRVSGPDPGFVFANLVDFDMVWGHRNDVEGYARGLEAVDARMPELLDAMVDGDLLVVTADHGCDPTTASTDHSREHTPLIAKVKGVDRGVDLGTRATFADIGETVLDFYGLAGACGRGTSFLDAVSGA; from the coding sequence GTGGACTACACGCGCGAGCGGATCGGTGAGGTGGGATCGTCACGCGCGCCCAGAGCCGTCGTGCTCGTGCTCGACAGCGTAGGCTGCGGAGCCCTTCCGGACGCCGCCGCCTATGGAGACGAAGGGTCGAACACGCTGGGGAACACGGCGCGCGCGGTCGGAGGTCTCCGAATGCCGAACCTCGGCGGGATGGGACTGGGGAACGTCACGGATATCTCCGGCGTACCTCCGAACCTCGCGCCGACCGCCTCGTTCGGACGCAACGCCGAGGCGAGCGCCGGCAAGGACACGACGACGGGACACTGGGAGATGATGGGCGTCGTGCTGCGGCGCCCGTTCCCGACGTATCCCGACGGGTTCCCGCCCGGGATGATGGAAGCGTTCGAGCGCGAGACCGGTCTCGGTTGGCTCGGCAATCGCCCCGCGAGCGGCACCGCGATCATCCAGGAGCTGGGGGACGCGCATGTGGCGACGGGGAAGCCGATCGTCTACACGAGCGCCGACAGCGTCTTCCAGATCGCGGCGCACGAAGGGGTCATCCCGGTCGAGGGACTCTACCGGGTCTGCGACATCTCGCGGCGCAAGGTCTGCGTGGGAGAGCACGCCCTCGGACGTGTCATAGCGCGACCCTTCGTCGGCCCCGACGAGACGGGGGAGTACGTGCGCACACATCGGCGTCGCGATTTCGCCATCGAGCCCTTCGAGCCGACGGTGCTCGACCGTCTCTTCGACGCGGGCGTGATGACGTACGGCGTGGGGAAGATAGGGGAGATCTTCGCGTGGCGCGGCGTGTGCGAATCGCCGCACGTCACCGACAACATGGACGGGTTCGACCGTCTGCTCTCGCGTGTGAGCGGCCCCGATCCCGGATTCGTCTTCGCCAACCTCGTCGACTTCGACATGGTCTGGGGCCATCGCAACGACGTGGAGGGCTACGCCCGCGGTCTCGAGGCTGTGGACGCCAGGATGCCGGAGCTTCTCGACGCCATGGTCGACGGGGACCTGCTCGTTGTGACGGCGGACCACGGTTGCGATCCGACGACGGCGTCGACAGATCACAGCAGGGAGCACACGCCGCTCATAGCGAAGGTCAAGGGCGTCGACCGGGGCGTCGATCTCGGTACACGCGCCACTTTCGCGGACATCGGTGAGACGGTCCTCGACTTCTACGGCCTCGCCGGCGCTTGCGGGCGAGGGACGTCCTTCCTGGATGCGGTCTCGGGAGCCTAG